In Actinoplanes sp. NBC_00393, a single genomic region encodes these proteins:
- a CDS encoding FAD binding domain-containing protein gives MDLNTVTEVISPAAPGTWRPGDAWLGGGTALFGEPRPHLNRLLDLTAAGWPSLTFRDDGVEVAATCTVAELAEGLTRYGIVRQCCHAFLASFKIWNVATVGGNLCAALPAGPMISLSVALDATLLLIGPDSTERRVATADFVTGEGATVLRDGEFLRSIHLPAGALGARTAYRRGSLHRHGRSAVLLIGRAEPAGGLTLTVTAATRRPHVLRFAAAPQAAEVEAALAAIPAEQYVDDVHGRPIWRQHLTRHYAEQIRAELT, from the coding sequence GTGGATTTGAACACCGTCACCGAAGTGATCAGCCCGGCCGCGCCCGGCACCTGGCGACCGGGTGACGCCTGGCTGGGCGGCGGCACCGCGTTGTTCGGCGAGCCCCGGCCGCACCTCAACCGGCTGCTCGATCTGACCGCAGCCGGCTGGCCGTCGCTCACGTTCCGTGATGACGGGGTGGAGGTGGCGGCCACCTGCACGGTCGCCGAACTCGCTGAGGGCCTTACTCGCTACGGCATCGTCCGGCAGTGCTGCCACGCCTTCCTCGCCTCGTTCAAGATCTGGAACGTGGCCACGGTCGGCGGCAACCTCTGCGCGGCGCTGCCGGCCGGCCCGATGATCTCCCTGAGCGTGGCGCTGGACGCGACCTTGCTGCTGATCGGCCCGGACAGCACCGAGCGCCGTGTTGCAACCGCCGACTTCGTGACGGGGGAGGGGGCGACCGTACTCCGGGACGGCGAGTTCCTCCGGTCGATCCACTTGCCGGCGGGGGCGCTCGGGGCGCGTACCGCGTACCGTCGCGGATCTCTGCATCGCCATGGCCGCTCGGCCGTGCTGTTGATCGGCCGGGCGGAGCCCGCCGGCGGCCTGACACTCACCGTGACCGCCGCGACCCGGCGTCCGCACGTGCTGCGCTTCGCCGCAGCCCCGCAGGCGGCCGAGGTGGAGGCGGCGCTGGCAGCCATCCCGGCCGAGCAGTATGTGGATGACGTGCACGGCCGCCCGATATGGCGACAGCACCTGACCAGGCACTATGCCGAACAGATCCGCGCGGAGCTGACATGA
- a CDS encoding molybdopterin-dependent oxidoreductase — protein MSIEINGAAHERAPRPGQCLRTYLREEGCFGVKKGCDTGDCGACTVHIDGKPVHSCVYPAFRAQGRSVTTIEGLAGPADLHPMQQCFLDAQGFQCGFCTAGMIMTAAALSAGQREDLPRALKGNLCRCTGYRAITDAITARPPAAVDPAPGAAVGASLGAPAGPQVVTGAARYTFDLDVPGVLHLKVLRSPHPHARIISVDTSEALAVPGVELVLTHKDAPDQLFSTAQHEREAEDPYDTRVLDEVVRFVGQRVAAVVATSEAAAEEGCRRLQVTYEILPAVIDPEAALRPDAPILHPSTPSIPCTDSTSPDSPAVPAHASSAAPVDVAPAASADVSPVAPSRAQSNVVAELHASLGDVDAGFAAADVVYEETFRTARVQHASLETHGAVGWLDEGGRLVIRSSTQTPFLTRRLVARLYDLPTDRVRVIAGRVGGGFGGKQEMLVEDLVALAVLRTGRPVRWEFTRAEQFIGATTRHPFVVTLKAGARRDGSLTAMQLDVLVDTGAYGNHGPSVMHHGCHESLAVYRCANMRTDAVTVYTNTVPAGAFRGYGLGQVTFAVESVLDELARRIGMDPVTFRELNVVREGDDLTAPGDHVDDLGIASYGLDQCLDRMRAAAATTDEAPPGWLVGQGMAIAMIAAGPPGGHFADATITRLPGGCYQVDVGTAEFGNGSTTVHAQIAADELGTTPDRIVIRQSDTDVVRHDTGAFASTGVVVAGQAVLRAARALRAKIAAGVEGPLSAHGYFDGTPRSVAFNAQWFRVAVDPDTGELRILRSVHSADAGTVMNPLQLRGQIEGGVAQALGATLAEHVDIDESGEVTTTGFRQYHLPTFADVPHTEVHFADTSDTIGPLGAKSMSESPFNPVSPALANAVRDAIGVRLTVLPLTADRIWQAMQR, from the coding sequence ATGAGCATCGAGATCAACGGCGCTGCCCATGAGCGGGCGCCGCGGCCCGGGCAGTGCCTGCGCACCTACCTGCGGGAAGAGGGCTGCTTCGGGGTCAAGAAGGGCTGCGACACCGGCGACTGCGGCGCCTGCACCGTGCACATCGATGGCAAGCCGGTGCATTCCTGCGTCTATCCGGCATTCCGCGCACAGGGGCGCAGCGTCACCACGATCGAGGGCCTGGCCGGCCCTGCGGACCTGCATCCCATGCAGCAATGTTTCCTGGACGCGCAAGGATTCCAGTGCGGCTTCTGCACAGCCGGCATGATCATGACCGCGGCGGCACTCTCTGCAGGCCAGCGCGAGGATCTGCCCCGCGCTCTCAAGGGTAACCTCTGCAGATGTACGGGCTACCGCGCCATAACCGACGCCATAACCGCCCGGCCGCCCGCCGCAGTCGATCCGGCTCCGGGCGCCGCCGTAGGTGCGAGTCTCGGCGCCCCGGCCGGCCCGCAGGTGGTGACCGGCGCCGCGCGCTACACGTTCGACCTGGACGTACCCGGCGTGCTGCACCTCAAGGTCCTCCGCTCACCGCACCCGCACGCCCGGATCATCTCGGTCGACACCTCGGAAGCGCTCGCCGTCCCCGGCGTCGAGTTGGTGCTCACCCACAAGGACGCGCCGGACCAGCTCTTCTCCACAGCCCAGCACGAGCGAGAGGCCGAAGATCCGTACGACACGCGCGTCCTCGACGAGGTCGTCCGCTTCGTGGGCCAGCGGGTAGCCGCGGTGGTCGCCACCTCCGAGGCCGCGGCGGAGGAGGGTTGCCGTCGCCTGCAGGTCACCTACGAGATCCTGCCGGCAGTGATCGACCCCGAGGCCGCCCTCCGTCCGGACGCCCCGATCCTGCATCCGTCAACACCGTCCATCCCCTGCACCGACTCCACCTCTCCGGACTCTCCCGCCGTCCCTGCCCACGCGTCCTCCGCCGCCCCTGTCGATGTGGCCCCGGCCGCCTCCGCCGACGTGTCCCCGGTCGCCCCTTCCCGTGCGCAGTCCAATGTCGTTGCTGAGCTGCATGCCTCGCTCGGCGACGTCGACGCCGGCTTTGCGGCCGCCGATGTCGTATATGAGGAGACATTTCGCACCGCCCGCGTCCAGCACGCCAGCCTCGAGACCCACGGCGCGGTCGGCTGGCTCGACGAAGGCGGTCGCCTGGTCATCCGGAGCAGCACGCAGACCCCCTTCCTGACCCGGCGACTCGTAGCGCGGCTCTACGATCTGCCCACCGACCGGGTCCGGGTGATCGCCGGCCGGGTCGGCGGCGGCTTCGGCGGCAAGCAGGAGATGCTGGTCGAGGACCTGGTGGCGCTCGCCGTGCTGCGGACCGGGCGGCCGGTGCGCTGGGAGTTCACCCGGGCCGAACAGTTCATCGGCGCCACCACGCGGCACCCGTTCGTCGTGACGCTCAAGGCCGGCGCCCGGCGGGACGGTTCGCTGACGGCCATGCAGCTCGACGTGCTCGTCGACACCGGCGCCTACGGCAATCATGGCCCGTCCGTCATGCACCACGGCTGCCACGAGTCCCTTGCGGTCTATCGATGCGCGAACATGCGTACCGATGCTGTGACTGTCTACACCAACACCGTGCCTGCCGGCGCCTTCCGTGGCTACGGCCTCGGCCAGGTGACCTTTGCGGTCGAATCGGTGCTCGACGAACTCGCCCGGCGCATCGGCATGGATCCGGTCACGTTCCGCGAGCTCAACGTGGTCCGCGAAGGCGACGATCTGACCGCTCCCGGCGACCACGTCGACGATCTCGGCATCGCCAGCTACGGCCTCGACCAGTGCCTTGACCGGATGCGTGCGGCCGCTGCCACCACCGACGAAGCACCGCCCGGCTGGTTGGTGGGGCAGGGGATGGCCATCGCGATGATCGCCGCAGGTCCGCCCGGCGGGCACTTCGCCGACGCCACGATCACCCGGCTGCCGGGCGGCTGCTACCAGGTGGATGTCGGGACCGCTGAGTTCGGCAACGGCAGCACGACCGTGCACGCGCAGATCGCGGCGGACGAACTGGGCACCACCCCCGACCGGATCGTGATCCGGCAGTCCGACACCGACGTGGTCCGGCACGACACCGGCGCGTTCGCCTCCACCGGCGTGGTCGTGGCCGGCCAGGCCGTGCTGCGGGCGGCCCGGGCATTGCGCGCCAAGATCGCTGCTGGGGTCGAGGGGCCCTTGTCCGCGCACGGCTATTTCGACGGAACACCCCGGTCGGTAGCGTTCAACGCGCAGTGGTTCCGGGTGGCGGTCGACCCGGACACCGGCGAGCTCCGCATTCTCCGCAGCGTGCACAGCGCGGACGCGGGCACCGTGATGAATCCGCTGCAACTGCGCGGCCAGATCGAAGGCGGCGTGGCCCAGGCGCTCGGCGCGACACTGGCCGAGCACGTCGACATCGACGAGTCCGGGGAGGTGACGACGACGGGCTTCCGGCAGTACCACTTGCCGACGTTCGCGGACGTGCCGCACACCGAGGTGCATTTCGCCGACACCTCGGACACGATCGGCCCGCTGGGCGCCAAGTCGATGAGCGAGAGCCCATTCAACCCGGTTTCGCCTGCTCTAGCCAATGCGGTTCGGGACGCGATCGGCGTACGCCTCACGGTTCTGCCCTTGACCGCTGACCGGATCTGGCAGGCCATGCAGCGTTAG
- a CDS encoding helix-turn-helix domain-containing protein, which translates to MPGGPQIRAWRPPLDGVAEVLHARFGEHAYPMHAHDTWTVLLVDDGAVRYDLDRHERGAFGELVTVLPPRVPHNGTAARPGGFRKRVLYLEPGRLPDHLIGTAVDSPAVADGQLHQMISGLHRTLRAPGDEPAAEGLLAVAVERLRAHLGDQVPPPPVRDAAHRLRDLLEEHIVPGLPLASAAAELHFDPAHLVRSFSREFGMSPHQYVISRRVDLARRLILSGEPLRSVAVSAGFYDQPHLVRHFKRILGVSPGRFA; encoded by the coding sequence GTGCCCGGCGGGCCGCAGATCCGAGCCTGGCGACCACCGCTCGACGGGGTTGCCGAGGTTCTGCATGCCCGGTTCGGGGAGCACGCGTACCCGATGCATGCCCATGACACCTGGACCGTCCTGCTGGTTGATGACGGCGCGGTTCGGTACGACCTGGACCGGCACGAACGTGGAGCGTTCGGAGAGTTGGTCACCGTGTTGCCGCCCCGGGTTCCGCACAACGGCACGGCGGCCCGGCCCGGTGGTTTCCGCAAGCGTGTGCTGTATCTCGAGCCGGGCCGCCTTCCCGACCACCTGATCGGCACCGCAGTCGATTCCCCCGCTGTCGCTGACGGGCAGCTCCATCAGATGATCTCCGGCCTGCACCGCACGCTGCGCGCTCCCGGTGACGAACCGGCCGCCGAGGGACTGCTGGCCGTCGCCGTCGAACGGCTGCGTGCCCACCTCGGTGATCAGGTTCCGCCGCCGCCGGTGCGGGACGCGGCGCACCGGCTTCGGGATCTCCTTGAGGAGCACATCGTTCCTGGTCTTCCGCTGGCGTCGGCCGCTGCGGAACTGCACTTCGATCCGGCGCATTTGGTCCGCTCGTTCAGCCGGGAGTTCGGCATGTCGCCGCACCAATATGTGATCTCTCGGAGGGTGGATCTGGCCCGCCGCCTGATCCTGTCCGGGGAGCCTTTGCGGTCGGTCGCGGTCAGCGCCGGGTTCTACGACCAGCCGCACCTGGTCCGGCACTTCAAACGCATCCTCGGAGTGAGCCCGGGCCGATTCGCCTGA
- a CDS encoding DUF2000 family protein: MSAPVRFPTKIAVLLRDDLLVWQRLNVTAFLVSGLATAAPEVIGDPYADADDITYLPMFRQPVLVFEGSKELLTAAHTRALTREVPMSIFTSDLFTTGHDADNRAAVRAVRTENLDLVGLAVHGPRNAVDKIFKGATMHP; this comes from the coding sequence ATGAGCGCACCGGTACGTTTCCCCACCAAGATCGCCGTCCTCCTCCGGGACGACCTGCTCGTCTGGCAACGCCTGAACGTCACCGCCTTCCTGGTCAGCGGCCTCGCAACCGCCGCCCCCGAGGTGATCGGCGACCCCTACGCGGACGCCGACGACATCACCTACCTGCCGATGTTCCGCCAGCCGGTGCTCGTCTTCGAGGGCAGCAAGGAGTTGCTGACCGCAGCTCACACCCGCGCCCTGACCCGCGAGGTGCCGATGTCAATCTTCACCTCCGACCTCTTCACCACCGGCCACGACGCCGACAACCGCGCCGCCGTCCGAGCCGTACGAACCGAAAACCTAGACCTGGTCGGCCTGGCAGTACACGGCCCCCGCAACGCCGTCGACAAGATCTTCAAGGGCGCCACCATGCACCCCTGA
- a CDS encoding RICIN domain-containing protein yields the protein MLAVAGWAVLRPLAPTVSSSLPDQQFPVVSGPAPASAVPSEEPGAGAALGDTGGGNSGDSDDTPPAGSKSLPNAPTGNSKPSRSAAPPTATKTTTAAPAPPADLVPSPLNGPAALVSGNGLCLDLRGGDINEGSDVHVDDCNGTSPQRWQLNADRTLEVGDLCAYMEGDGGVELIRCDGRTTAQWALNNDGRLMNAANGRCLTDPNFGGRPANEVIVAPCVGASNQRWTFR from the coding sequence GTGCTGGCGGTCGCCGGCTGGGCGGTTCTGCGGCCGCTCGCGCCTACGGTGTCCAGCTCGCTGCCCGATCAGCAGTTCCCGGTGGTCAGCGGACCTGCCCCGGCAAGTGCCGTGCCGAGTGAGGAGCCGGGCGCCGGGGCGGCTCTCGGCGACACCGGCGGCGGAAATTCGGGGGACAGCGACGACACGCCTCCGGCAGGCTCGAAGTCGCTGCCGAACGCGCCTACCGGGAATTCCAAGCCGTCGCGGTCGGCGGCACCGCCCACCGCGACGAAGACCACGACGGCGGCGCCGGCTCCGCCCGCCGATCTGGTTCCTTCGCCTTTGAACGGGCCGGCGGCGCTGGTCAGTGGCAACGGGTTGTGCCTCGATCTGCGCGGCGGCGACATCAACGAAGGCAGCGACGTTCACGTCGACGACTGCAACGGCACCAGCCCACAGCGGTGGCAGCTGAACGCTGACCGCACGCTGGAGGTCGGGGATCTGTGCGCATACATGGAGGGTGACGGCGGCGTCGAGCTGATCCGGTGCGACGGCCGGACCACCGCCCAATGGGCCCTCAACAACGACGGCCGCCTGATGAACGCCGCGAACGGACGTTGCCTCACCGACCCGAACTTCGGCGGCCGCCCAGCAAACGAGGTGATCGTGGCACCCTGCGTGGGCGCCTCGAACCAGCGCTGGACCTTCCGCTAG
- a CDS encoding VIT domain-containing protein: protein MIISVNPMGPQERDRLRDQPGSGFGALLTDRGNLPLDRLDVQAKISGLVVRTELTTEFVNTHDSALEATYIFPLPDRAAVTAMSMTAADRTVAAELRERAEARAEYDRAVAAGQRASIAEEERPDVFTMRVGNILPGERVTVRLRLVGPLAYEDGAATFRFPLVVAPRYVPGVPLSGPYAGDGQHPDTDAVPDASRITPPVLLPGFPNPLKLSIGVEVDPAGLDLGEVRSSLHTVTDDDGTLRIAPGERADRDFVLRLAYAAGGETAVVVPDEEGDQGTYQLVVLPPEAAAAPRPKDVVLLLDRSGSMGGWKMVAARRAAARVIDTLTAADRFAVLTFDHQVERPDGLAEGLMEASDRNRYRAVEHLARADARGGTELLSPLTTGLGLLSDSTGRDRVLVLVTDGQVGNEDQIVRAVSGQIGATRVHTVGIDRAVNAGFLGRLAALGAGRAELVESEDRLDEAMEHIHRRIGAPVVTGLSVTGDGITLLGDTRSPARLPGLYPGVPLVVTGRYTGAFGGSLIVAGQTRDEQEFRTAVAVQRRSERAITALWARARIRDLEDAYAAGDRSTEREIVDTSLRFGVLCRFTAYVAVDERVVNEGGKTKRVTQPVELPSGWEAPAAGSAAVKGPMWLGMAADTALGAPAAPMPPAAPAGAPPPRPQFAPVRARRAGAPGGSAASGPQPFASPPPSSIQRRQRLFDEADVPDFLSSGGAPESLYDAEEQSPASASGEPREVTEFRELVAVEVSRLREATDLPAADRRDLLDDLATRLAVLLETVHGRLPEVRELVDLLRGSAPLDEKWRRALDVLTAVSGSGVKSAGDTEADPSEGGETPPRVPFWKR from the coding sequence ATGATCATTTCCGTCAATCCGATGGGCCCGCAGGAGCGGGACCGACTGCGCGACCAGCCCGGCTCCGGTTTCGGCGCGCTGCTCACCGACCGGGGAAACCTGCCGCTCGACCGGCTCGACGTCCAGGCGAAGATCAGCGGGCTGGTGGTCCGGACGGAGCTGACCACCGAGTTCGTCAACACGCACGACTCCGCGCTGGAGGCGACCTACATCTTCCCGCTGCCGGATCGGGCTGCGGTCACAGCCATGTCGATGACCGCGGCCGACCGGACCGTCGCCGCCGAGCTACGGGAGCGGGCCGAGGCCCGGGCGGAGTACGACCGAGCCGTCGCCGCCGGCCAGCGAGCGTCAATCGCCGAGGAGGAGCGACCGGACGTCTTCACCATGCGGGTCGGCAACATCCTGCCGGGCGAGCGTGTGACCGTCAGGCTGCGCCTGGTGGGCCCGCTCGCCTACGAGGACGGCGCTGCGACCTTCCGGTTCCCCCTGGTTGTCGCGCCTCGCTATGTGCCCGGCGTGCCGCTGTCAGGGCCCTATGCGGGGGACGGCCAGCATCCCGACACGGACGCCGTGCCGGACGCCTCGCGGATCACCCCGCCAGTCCTGCTACCCGGCTTCCCGAACCCGCTGAAGCTCTCGATCGGGGTGGAGGTGGACCCGGCCGGCCTCGACCTGGGCGAGGTCCGGTCCAGCCTGCACACGGTCACCGACGACGACGGAACGCTGCGGATCGCTCCCGGTGAGCGCGCGGATCGAGACTTCGTGTTGCGGCTGGCGTATGCGGCAGGTGGTGAAACGGCCGTGGTCGTGCCGGACGAGGAAGGCGACCAGGGCACCTATCAACTAGTCGTGCTCCCGCCGGAGGCCGCGGCTGCCCCACGGCCCAAGGACGTCGTGTTACTACTGGATCGTTCCGGCAGCATGGGCGGCTGGAAGATGGTGGCCGCCCGGCGCGCCGCCGCCCGCGTGATCGACACCCTGACCGCCGCCGACCGGTTCGCCGTGCTGACCTTCGACCACCAGGTGGAACGGCCCGACGGCCTCGCCGAAGGTTTGATGGAGGCGAGCGACCGCAACCGCTACCGCGCAGTCGAGCACCTGGCCCGCGCCGACGCCCGCGGCGGCACGGAGCTCCTTTCGCCGCTCACGACCGGCCTCGGCCTGCTGTCCGACAGCACCGGCCGCGACCGGGTGCTAGTGCTGGTCACCGACGGCCAGGTCGGGAACGAGGACCAGATCGTGCGTGCCGTGTCCGGGCAGATCGGTGCGACACGGGTGCACACCGTCGGCATCGACCGAGCGGTCAATGCCGGATTCCTGGGCCGTCTCGCAGCACTCGGCGCCGGCCGAGCCGAGCTCGTGGAGAGCGAAGACCGGCTGGACGAGGCAATGGAGCACATCCATCGCCGCATCGGCGCGCCGGTCGTGACCGGGCTGTCGGTCACCGGCGACGGCATCACTCTGCTCGGTGACACCCGCAGTCCGGCACGGCTGCCAGGCCTCTACCCGGGCGTTCCGTTGGTGGTTACAGGTCGGTACACGGGTGCGTTCGGCGGTTCTCTCATCGTCGCCGGCCAAACCCGTGACGAGCAGGAGTTCCGGACGGCGGTTGCGGTCCAGAGGCGATCCGAGCGGGCGATCACCGCGTTGTGGGCACGGGCCCGGATCCGGGACCTGGAAGATGCGTACGCGGCTGGAGATCGCTCGACCGAGCGGGAGATCGTCGACACCTCGCTGCGTTTCGGGGTGCTCTGCCGCTTCACCGCGTACGTGGCGGTCGACGAGCGCGTCGTCAACGAGGGCGGAAAGACCAAGCGGGTGACCCAGCCCGTAGAGCTGCCATCCGGCTGGGAAGCACCCGCGGCCGGAAGCGCCGCCGTCAAGGGCCCGATGTGGCTCGGCATGGCGGCGGACACCGCCCTTGGCGCCCCCGCAGCACCGATGCCACCCGCCGCTCCTGCCGGGGCTCCGCCGCCCAGGCCGCAGTTCGCTCCGGTCCGCGCCCGCCGTGCTGGAGCGCCCGGAGGTTCAGCCGCGTCCGGGCCACAGCCGTTCGCGTCGCCTCCTCCGTCTTCGATCCAGCGGCGTCAGAGGCTCTTCGACGAAGCCGACGTGCCGGATTTCCTGAGCTCCGGCGGAGCTCCGGAGTCGCTCTATGACGCGGAGGAGCAGTCCCCGGCCTCGGCCTCAGGTGAGCCACGCGAGGTCACCGAGTTCCGCGAGTTGGTCGCCGTAGAGGTCAGCCGCCTGCGCGAAGCGACCGACCTGCCCGCGGCCGACCGTCGTGACCTTCTCGATGACCTGGCTACCCGCCTGGCCGTGCTTCTCGAAACGGTGCACGGGCGCCTGCCAGAGGTGCGCGAGCTCGTCGACCTGCTACGCGGCAGTGCGCCGCTGGACGAGAAGTGGAGGCGCGCCCTGGACGTCCTGACAGCGGTCAGCGGCAGCGGCGTGAAGTCCGCCGGCGATACCGAAGCCGATCCTTCCGAGGGTGGTGAGACGCCTCCACGAGTGCCTTTCTGGAAGCGGTGA
- a CDS encoding MerR family transcriptional regulator: MWTMEQLVERVHAALAAEYPGAPNGRVRELPDRRSIRWYTTIGLVDRPLGTRGRVALYGPRHLLQLVAIKRRQAAGRTLAEIQVELTGASDDALSAAARVPEDLLLTDMPSVDGPARPDFWKHSPAPAPPERVAAFSAPDDTGLTLTGVPLGMGVILLVPNALDHVDRGDIAAAAQPLLDLLASRGLTDGRDE, from the coding sequence ATGTGGACGATGGAGCAGTTGGTGGAACGGGTACACGCGGCCCTCGCCGCGGAGTACCCCGGAGCGCCCAACGGCCGTGTCCGCGAGCTGCCCGACCGCCGGTCGATCCGGTGGTACACGACGATCGGCCTGGTCGACCGGCCGCTCGGCACCCGCGGGCGGGTCGCCCTCTACGGCCCGCGGCACCTGCTGCAGCTCGTCGCGATCAAGCGCCGGCAGGCAGCCGGACGGACTCTGGCCGAGATTCAGGTTGAGCTGACCGGCGCCTCCGACGACGCCCTCTCAGCCGCTGCTCGCGTGCCGGAGGATCTGCTGCTCACCGACATGCCATCGGTCGACGGCCCGGCACGCCCCGATTTCTGGAAACACTCCCCCGCCCCGGCGCCGCCGGAGCGGGTGGCCGCATTCTCCGCTCCGGACGATACCGGGCTGACGCTGACCGGGGTGCCCCTCGGCATGGGCGTGATCCTGCTCGTTCCGAACGCACTGGACCACGTCGACCGAGGCGACATCGCCGCGGCCGCACAGCCCCTGCTCGATCTGCTCGCGTCCCGTGGGCTCACCGATGGGAGAGATGAATGA
- a CDS encoding peptidase M6 immune inhibitor A — MTRTLFASFAAITVTVPLLVGPLSAGAAPPTPPPSPTPSPSDSPAVPADGVPGLIPDRLTLNGEPLPPASYEPRPAARRASAETPPLGTVRSWAGLNVIDNDVYRKDYKLRSVGKHIEVWVADDLAFPKGDCRGNATVITDAQVDGLVREFDENIYPKETAAFSTPPDRTGANAGLEGDFTGAGDRTVTLVDNIRDENYSNFPERPTYVAGFFSEQLNELFDRNVITIDAYDWAHQTGAEPKNEPTDDRCTSRPARPRLYESTFAHEWQHLLGYYTDPAEEVWVDEGLAEYAQTLVGYVNPSINVYRRGFDAHLACYQGFGSVKTTYNPNPRDCDAPANSLNLWKEGGPNEILADYGITYQLMLYLHDRFGAEVISALHRDTANTGLAGVAAALPKGTDLHDVLHDFQIMTLVDKAVGQPGGVMKGLPRERVTAPSLRSTVNLAGKSAYGAPGAAPNGADYVRLPRDLESVQFRGAATLPPQPLLWTIDSGMLFSGNEPDTDTTAVRAIDVPAKDPVLRFTSTHGLEKDFDYGYVTISADGGKTYEPVAGDHTVKGPLGAALTGQAADVTLSYDLSAYAGKRVHLGFRYVSDAAVSLGGWHVTDLRVGATAVDSATLDGWKSPTQVRPTPVHKWHVTLVGLGSSRAKAVPVHDFAKLASYPKVVAVVAYDEPTGQVTQYAPYTLTVNGTSYPAEDTP, encoded by the coding sequence GTGACGCGCACCCTTTTTGCGAGCTTCGCGGCTATTACCGTTACTGTCCCGCTATTGGTTGGCCCGCTCTCCGCGGGTGCGGCGCCACCCACGCCACCGCCTTCGCCCACTCCCAGTCCGAGCGACTCGCCCGCCGTCCCGGCCGACGGCGTACCTGGCCTGATCCCGGACCGGCTCACCCTCAACGGGGAGCCGCTGCCGCCGGCCAGTTACGAGCCGCGGCCGGCCGCACGGCGGGCCTCGGCCGAGACTCCACCACTCGGAACGGTGCGCAGCTGGGCCGGGTTGAACGTGATCGACAACGACGTGTACCGCAAGGATTACAAGCTGCGGTCGGTCGGCAAGCACATCGAGGTGTGGGTCGCCGACGACCTCGCCTTTCCAAAGGGTGACTGCCGCGGCAACGCCACCGTGATCACCGACGCCCAAGTCGACGGCCTTGTCCGAGAATTCGACGAGAACATCTACCCCAAGGAAACCGCGGCGTTCAGCACCCCGCCGGACCGGACCGGGGCAAATGCCGGGCTGGAGGGTGACTTCACCGGTGCGGGCGACCGGACCGTGACGCTGGTCGACAACATCCGCGACGAGAACTACTCCAACTTCCCGGAACGTCCCACCTACGTCGCCGGGTTCTTCTCCGAACAACTCAACGAGCTGTTCGACCGCAACGTGATCACGATCGACGCCTACGACTGGGCGCATCAGACCGGCGCTGAGCCGAAGAACGAACCGACCGACGACCGGTGCACCAGCCGCCCCGCCCGTCCCCGCCTGTACGAGTCGACATTCGCCCATGAATGGCAGCACCTGCTCGGGTACTACACCGACCCGGCTGAGGAGGTCTGGGTCGACGAAGGTCTCGCCGAATACGCCCAGACGCTGGTCGGATACGTGAACCCCAGCATCAACGTCTACCGGCGTGGCTTCGACGCCCACCTCGCCTGCTACCAAGGCTTCGGCTCGGTCAAGACCACCTACAACCCGAATCCGCGTGACTGCGATGCCCCGGCGAACTCGCTCAACCTGTGGAAGGAGGGCGGCCCCAACGAGATCCTTGCCGACTACGGCATCACCTACCAGCTGATGCTCTACCTCCATGACCGCTTCGGCGCGGAGGTCATCTCGGCCCTGCACCGCGACACCGCGAACACCGGCCTGGCCGGGGTTGCCGCGGCCCTGCCCAAGGGCACCGATCTGCATGACGTGCTGCACGATTTCCAGATCATGACGCTGGTGGACAAGGCAGTGGGCCAGCCGGGCGGCGTGATGAAGGGACTGCCCCGAGAGCGTGTCACCGCGCCAAGCCTGCGCTCCACGGTCAACTTGGCCGGCAAATCCGCTTACGGCGCACCCGGTGCTGCCCCGAACGGCGCCGATTACGTCCGCCTGCCACGGGACCTCGAGTCCGTTCAGTTCCGTGGCGCGGCCACGCTCCCGCCCCAGCCCCTGCTCTGGACGATCGACAGCGGGATGCTCTTCTCCGGCAACGAACCGGACACCGACACGACCGCGGTGCGGGCGATCGACGTGCCGGCCAAGGATCCGGTGCTGCGCTTCACTTCGACGCACGGGCTGGAGAAGGACTTCGACTACGGATACGTGACGATCTCCGCCGACGGCGGGAAGACCTACGAGCCGGTCGCCGGCGACCACACAGTGAAAGGGCCGCTGGGTGCGGCGCTCACCGGCCAGGCGGCGGACGTCACATTGAGCTATGACCTCTCCGCGTACGCCGGGAAGCGCGTGCATCTCGGTTTCCGCTACGTCAGCGACGCCGCCGTGAGCCTCGGTGGCTGGCATGTCACGGACCTCCGGGTCGGTGCCACCGCGGTGGACAGCGCGACGCTCGACGGGTGGAAGTCGCCCACCCAGGTGCGCCCGACGCCCGTGCACAAGTGGCACGTCACTCTGGTCGGACTGGGCAGCTCGCGAGCCAAGGCGGTGCCCGTGCACGATTTCGCCAAGCTCGCCAGTTATCCGAAGGTGGTGGCAGTCGTCGCCTACGACGAACCCACCGGTCAGGTGACGCAATACGCCCCATACACCCTGACGGTGAACGGCACGTCTTACCCGGCGGAGGACACTCCCTAG